A section of the Aricia agestis chromosome 4, ilAriAges1.1, whole genome shotgun sequence genome encodes:
- the LOC121726360 gene encoding brain tumor protein isoform X2 — MSKWPRDAGFLKMASRTPSLESLPGANSIGSLERGSISPLTLSGSSPPASDSAVCDLREFDGLDTVCALCRETFSDPKVLNCFHTFCRGCLEREQTHPDKVTCVTCRVDSQLPAAGIPGLLTNLVIAAAVEQDADLLAPSRQTNSPSARCTGCKSKESDAVARCVDCANFLCPNCVMAHQFMHCFEGHRVLTFTELKDDKGMLGSTITTSGEKTAFCPRHKNDILKYYCRTCSVPVCKECTIIEHPAALHDYEHLSDVGPKQLELMQQTVAEAKTRATEIRHVVKTVEHAAGKLQVQYHKAQNEINDTFQFYRSMLEERKQELLKELESVFSAKQIALSVVGQKAQESVDKIYQTCDFVERLTKCANIAEILMFKKLLDTKLQSLMNTNPEQSVQTACELEFVSNYQAIQVGVRNTFGYVRSSSEANVGPTKQPPIARPTNGSLLNGGSSSSSSSVNGSSGSLNGGIHLPTGLNSVLDRPYTNGLLGHASQSTSPFDSNIISKRFNSPSTLGPFSTAIGDMNLNGINSYEKWSNGGCDSLFPTAAADPYAMTTAAHTDPILDLTNKLISTAIFPPKSQIKRQKMIYHCKFGEFGVMEGQFTEPSGVAVNAQNDIIVADTNNHRIQIFDKEGRFKFQFGECGKRDGQLLYPNRVAVVRTSGDIIVTERSPTHQIQIYNQYGQFVRKFGANILQHPRGVTVDNKGRIVVVECKVMRVIIFDQVGNVLQKFGCSKHLEFPNGVVVNDKQEIFISDNRAHCVKVFNYEGIYLRQIGGEGVTNYPIGVGINAAGEILIADNHNNFNLTIFTQDGQLVSALESKVKHAQCFDVALMDDGSVVLASKDYRLYIYRYVQVPPIGM, encoded by the coding sequence GGATGCCGGTTTCCTGAAGATGGCCTCACGCACCCCGTCTCTTGAGTCGCTGCCCGGTGCCAACTCTATAGGTTCGCTGGAGCGAGGCTCCATATCACCACTCACACTCAGCGGCTCCTCGCCTCCTGCGAGCGACTCCGCCGTATGTGACCTACGAGAATTCGACGGTCTCGACACAGTCTGCGCACTCTGCCGTGAAACGTTCAGCGACCCTAAAGTGCTCAACTGCTTTCACACCTTCTGCCGAGGTTGCTTGGAGAGAGAACAGACACACCCTGACAAAGTCACCTGCGTGACTTGCcgagttgacagtcagctgcccgCAGCTGGTATTCCCGGACTACTGACTAACCTAGTTATCGCTGCTGCAGTCGAACAAGACGCTGATTTATTGGCACCTTCCCGCCAAACAAACTCGCCCTCGGCTAGGTGCACCGGCTGTAAATCAAAGGAATCAGACGCAGTAGCGCGCTGCGTTGATTGTGCGAATTTCTTGTGTCCCAACTGCGTCATGGCGCACCAATTCATGCATTGCTTCGAGGGGCATAGAGTGCTGACTTTCACGGAGCTGAAAGACGACAAGGGTATGCTAGGATCTACGATTACAACGAGCGGAGAAAAAACCGCGTTCTGTCCGAGGcacaaaaatgatattttaaaatattactgcCGCACATGTTCTGTGCCAGTATGCAAGGAATGTACGATAATTGAACACCCAGCGGCCTTGCACGACTATGAACACCTTTCTGATGTTGGACCGAAACAACTAGAATTGATGCAACAGACGGTCGCTGAAGCCAAGACTCGTGCTACCGAAATCAGGCACGTCGTGAAAACTGTGGAACACGCCGCGGGAAAACTACAAGTACAGTATCACAAAGCTCAAAATGAAATAAACGATACCTTCCAATTCTACCGCTCCATGCTGGAAGAGCGCAAACAGGAATTACTTAAAGAACTTGAGAGCGTATTTTCTGCAAAACAAATAGCTCTATCTGTAGTTGGACAAAAAGCTCAAGAATCTGTAGACAAAATTTACCAAACCTGCGATTTTGTGGAAAGACTAACCAAATGTGCAAATATTGCCGAAATATTAATGTTTAAGAAACTTCTAGACACAAAATTACAATCACTAATGAATACGAACCCCGAGCAAAGCGTACAGACTGCGTGTGAACTTGAATTCGTTTCGAATTATCAGGCAATTCAAGTTGGTGTGCGAAACACATTTGGTTATGTACGTTCAAGCTCTGAGGCAAACGTGGGCCCAACTAAACAACCGCCCATTGCCAGGCCAACAAATGGATCGCTTTTAAACGGTGGTTCGTCCTCTAGCAGCAGTAGTGTCAATGGTAGCTCGGGAAGCTTGAATGGTGGCATACATTTACCTACTGGACTCAATAGTGTTCTTGATCGTCCATATACGAATGGTTTACTCGGGCATGCAAGCCAATCGACCTCACCTTTTGattcaaatataatttcaaaaaggTTCAATAGTCCGAGTACACTGGGACCCTTCTCTACTGCGATTGGAGACATGAACCTAAACGGAATAAATTCCTACGAAAAATGGTCCAATGGTGGATGCGATTCGCTATTCCCTACAGCTGCTGCCGATCCATATGCTATGACAACAGCAGCACACACTGATCCTATTCTTGACTTGaccaataaattaatttcaacTGCCATTTTCCCACCGAAGTCTCAGATCAAACGTCAAAAAATGATTTATCATTGCAAATTCGGCGAATTCGGCGTCATGGAAGGACAATTCACAGAACCGAGCGGAGTTGCCgtaaacgctcaaaacgatatCATTGTTGCTGACACCAACAACCATAGAATACAAATATTCGACAAAGAAGGACGCTTCAAATTTCAATTTGGTGAATGTGGCAAACGAGACGGACAGCTTTTGTACCCAAATAGAGTTGCCGTTGTACGCACTTCCGGAGATATCATTGTCACTGAAAGATCTCCTACACACCAAATTCAAATCTATAATCAATACGGTCAATTCGTTAGGAAATTCGGCGCCAATATTCTGCAGCATCCTCGTGGCGTCACCGTGGATAATAAAGGCCGTATAGTAGTCGTCGAATGCAAAGTTATGAGAGTCATTATTTTCGATCAAGTTGGCAACGTTTTACAAAAATTCGGTTGTTCCAAACACCTCGAATTCCCGAATGGCGTTGTCGTCAATGACAAAcaagaaatatttattagcGACAATCGAGCACACTGCGTGAAAGTATTTAATTACGAAGGCATTTATCTACGCCAAATTGGCGGCGAAGGAGTCACCAACTATCCCATCGGCGTTGGTATCAACGCGGCCGGTGAAATTCTAATCGCTGACAATCATAACAACTTTAACCTTACGATATTCACTCAGGATGGTCAATTGGTGTCAGCTCTAGAAAGTAAAGTAAAACATGCGCAATGTTTCGATGTTGCACTGATGGACGACGGCTCCGTAGTACTGGCCAGCAAAGACTACCGGCTCTACATCTATCGCTACGTGCAGGTTCCGCCTATAGGCATGTGA
- the LOC121726360 gene encoding brain tumor protein isoform X1, whose product MNGFGLLWDAGFLKMASRTPSLESLPGANSIGSLERGSISPLTLSGSSPPASDSAVCDLREFDGLDTVCALCRETFSDPKVLNCFHTFCRGCLEREQTHPDKVTCVTCRVDSQLPAAGIPGLLTNLVIAAAVEQDADLLAPSRQTNSPSARCTGCKSKESDAVARCVDCANFLCPNCVMAHQFMHCFEGHRVLTFTELKDDKGMLGSTITTSGEKTAFCPRHKNDILKYYCRTCSVPVCKECTIIEHPAALHDYEHLSDVGPKQLELMQQTVAEAKTRATEIRHVVKTVEHAAGKLQVQYHKAQNEINDTFQFYRSMLEERKQELLKELESVFSAKQIALSVVGQKAQESVDKIYQTCDFVERLTKCANIAEILMFKKLLDTKLQSLMNTNPEQSVQTACELEFVSNYQAIQVGVRNTFGYVRSSSEANVGPTKQPPIARPTNGSLLNGGSSSSSSSVNGSSGSLNGGIHLPTGLNSVLDRPYTNGLLGHASQSTSPFDSNIISKRFNSPSTLGPFSTAIGDMNLNGINSYEKWSNGGCDSLFPTAAADPYAMTTAAHTDPILDLTNKLISTAIFPPKSQIKRQKMIYHCKFGEFGVMEGQFTEPSGVAVNAQNDIIVADTNNHRIQIFDKEGRFKFQFGECGKRDGQLLYPNRVAVVRTSGDIIVTERSPTHQIQIYNQYGQFVRKFGANILQHPRGVTVDNKGRIVVVECKVMRVIIFDQVGNVLQKFGCSKHLEFPNGVVVNDKQEIFISDNRAHCVKVFNYEGIYLRQIGGEGVTNYPIGVGINAAGEILIADNHNNFNLTIFTQDGQLVSALESKVKHAQCFDVALMDDGSVVLASKDYRLYIYRYVQVPPIGM is encoded by the coding sequence GGATGCCGGTTTCCTGAAGATGGCCTCACGCACCCCGTCTCTTGAGTCGCTGCCCGGTGCCAACTCTATAGGTTCGCTGGAGCGAGGCTCCATATCACCACTCACACTCAGCGGCTCCTCGCCTCCTGCGAGCGACTCCGCCGTATGTGACCTACGAGAATTCGACGGTCTCGACACAGTCTGCGCACTCTGCCGTGAAACGTTCAGCGACCCTAAAGTGCTCAACTGCTTTCACACCTTCTGCCGAGGTTGCTTGGAGAGAGAACAGACACACCCTGACAAAGTCACCTGCGTGACTTGCcgagttgacagtcagctgcccgCAGCTGGTATTCCCGGACTACTGACTAACCTAGTTATCGCTGCTGCAGTCGAACAAGACGCTGATTTATTGGCACCTTCCCGCCAAACAAACTCGCCCTCGGCTAGGTGCACCGGCTGTAAATCAAAGGAATCAGACGCAGTAGCGCGCTGCGTTGATTGTGCGAATTTCTTGTGTCCCAACTGCGTCATGGCGCACCAATTCATGCATTGCTTCGAGGGGCATAGAGTGCTGACTTTCACGGAGCTGAAAGACGACAAGGGTATGCTAGGATCTACGATTACAACGAGCGGAGAAAAAACCGCGTTCTGTCCGAGGcacaaaaatgatattttaaaatattactgcCGCACATGTTCTGTGCCAGTATGCAAGGAATGTACGATAATTGAACACCCAGCGGCCTTGCACGACTATGAACACCTTTCTGATGTTGGACCGAAACAACTAGAATTGATGCAACAGACGGTCGCTGAAGCCAAGACTCGTGCTACCGAAATCAGGCACGTCGTGAAAACTGTGGAACACGCCGCGGGAAAACTACAAGTACAGTATCACAAAGCTCAAAATGAAATAAACGATACCTTCCAATTCTACCGCTCCATGCTGGAAGAGCGCAAACAGGAATTACTTAAAGAACTTGAGAGCGTATTTTCTGCAAAACAAATAGCTCTATCTGTAGTTGGACAAAAAGCTCAAGAATCTGTAGACAAAATTTACCAAACCTGCGATTTTGTGGAAAGACTAACCAAATGTGCAAATATTGCCGAAATATTAATGTTTAAGAAACTTCTAGACACAAAATTACAATCACTAATGAATACGAACCCCGAGCAAAGCGTACAGACTGCGTGTGAACTTGAATTCGTTTCGAATTATCAGGCAATTCAAGTTGGTGTGCGAAACACATTTGGTTATGTACGTTCAAGCTCTGAGGCAAACGTGGGCCCAACTAAACAACCGCCCATTGCCAGGCCAACAAATGGATCGCTTTTAAACGGTGGTTCGTCCTCTAGCAGCAGTAGTGTCAATGGTAGCTCGGGAAGCTTGAATGGTGGCATACATTTACCTACTGGACTCAATAGTGTTCTTGATCGTCCATATACGAATGGTTTACTCGGGCATGCAAGCCAATCGACCTCACCTTTTGattcaaatataatttcaaaaaggTTCAATAGTCCGAGTACACTGGGACCCTTCTCTACTGCGATTGGAGACATGAACCTAAACGGAATAAATTCCTACGAAAAATGGTCCAATGGTGGATGCGATTCGCTATTCCCTACAGCTGCTGCCGATCCATATGCTATGACAACAGCAGCACACACTGATCCTATTCTTGACTTGaccaataaattaatttcaacTGCCATTTTCCCACCGAAGTCTCAGATCAAACGTCAAAAAATGATTTATCATTGCAAATTCGGCGAATTCGGCGTCATGGAAGGACAATTCACAGAACCGAGCGGAGTTGCCgtaaacgctcaaaacgatatCATTGTTGCTGACACCAACAACCATAGAATACAAATATTCGACAAAGAAGGACGCTTCAAATTTCAATTTGGTGAATGTGGCAAACGAGACGGACAGCTTTTGTACCCAAATAGAGTTGCCGTTGTACGCACTTCCGGAGATATCATTGTCACTGAAAGATCTCCTACACACCAAATTCAAATCTATAATCAATACGGTCAATTCGTTAGGAAATTCGGCGCCAATATTCTGCAGCATCCTCGTGGCGTCACCGTGGATAATAAAGGCCGTATAGTAGTCGTCGAATGCAAAGTTATGAGAGTCATTATTTTCGATCAAGTTGGCAACGTTTTACAAAAATTCGGTTGTTCCAAACACCTCGAATTCCCGAATGGCGTTGTCGTCAATGACAAAcaagaaatatttattagcGACAATCGAGCACACTGCGTGAAAGTATTTAATTACGAAGGCATTTATCTACGCCAAATTGGCGGCGAAGGAGTCACCAACTATCCCATCGGCGTTGGTATCAACGCGGCCGGTGAAATTCTAATCGCTGACAATCATAACAACTTTAACCTTACGATATTCACTCAGGATGGTCAATTGGTGTCAGCTCTAGAAAGTAAAGTAAAACATGCGCAATGTTTCGATGTTGCACTGATGGACGACGGCTCCGTAGTACTGGCCAGCAAAGACTACCGGCTCTACATCTATCGCTACGTGCAGGTTCCGCCTATAGGCATGTGA
- the LOC121726360 gene encoding brain tumor protein isoform X3, producing the protein MASRTPSLESLPGANSIGSLERGSISPLTLSGSSPPASDSAVCDLREFDGLDTVCALCRETFSDPKVLNCFHTFCRGCLEREQTHPDKVTCVTCRVDSQLPAAGIPGLLTNLVIAAAVEQDADLLAPSRQTNSPSARCTGCKSKESDAVARCVDCANFLCPNCVMAHQFMHCFEGHRVLTFTELKDDKGMLGSTITTSGEKTAFCPRHKNDILKYYCRTCSVPVCKECTIIEHPAALHDYEHLSDVGPKQLELMQQTVAEAKTRATEIRHVVKTVEHAAGKLQVQYHKAQNEINDTFQFYRSMLEERKQELLKELESVFSAKQIALSVVGQKAQESVDKIYQTCDFVERLTKCANIAEILMFKKLLDTKLQSLMNTNPEQSVQTACELEFVSNYQAIQVGVRNTFGYVRSSSEANVGPTKQPPIARPTNGSLLNGGSSSSSSSVNGSSGSLNGGIHLPTGLNSVLDRPYTNGLLGHASQSTSPFDSNIISKRFNSPSTLGPFSTAIGDMNLNGINSYEKWSNGGCDSLFPTAAADPYAMTTAAHTDPILDLTNKLISTAIFPPKSQIKRQKMIYHCKFGEFGVMEGQFTEPSGVAVNAQNDIIVADTNNHRIQIFDKEGRFKFQFGECGKRDGQLLYPNRVAVVRTSGDIIVTERSPTHQIQIYNQYGQFVRKFGANILQHPRGVTVDNKGRIVVVECKVMRVIIFDQVGNVLQKFGCSKHLEFPNGVVVNDKQEIFISDNRAHCVKVFNYEGIYLRQIGGEGVTNYPIGVGINAAGEILIADNHNNFNLTIFTQDGQLVSALESKVKHAQCFDVALMDDGSVVLASKDYRLYIYRYVQVPPIGM; encoded by the coding sequence ATGGCCTCACGCACCCCGTCTCTTGAGTCGCTGCCCGGTGCCAACTCTATAGGTTCGCTGGAGCGAGGCTCCATATCACCACTCACACTCAGCGGCTCCTCGCCTCCTGCGAGCGACTCCGCCGTATGTGACCTACGAGAATTCGACGGTCTCGACACAGTCTGCGCACTCTGCCGTGAAACGTTCAGCGACCCTAAAGTGCTCAACTGCTTTCACACCTTCTGCCGAGGTTGCTTGGAGAGAGAACAGACACACCCTGACAAAGTCACCTGCGTGACTTGCcgagttgacagtcagctgcccgCAGCTGGTATTCCCGGACTACTGACTAACCTAGTTATCGCTGCTGCAGTCGAACAAGACGCTGATTTATTGGCACCTTCCCGCCAAACAAACTCGCCCTCGGCTAGGTGCACCGGCTGTAAATCAAAGGAATCAGACGCAGTAGCGCGCTGCGTTGATTGTGCGAATTTCTTGTGTCCCAACTGCGTCATGGCGCACCAATTCATGCATTGCTTCGAGGGGCATAGAGTGCTGACTTTCACGGAGCTGAAAGACGACAAGGGTATGCTAGGATCTACGATTACAACGAGCGGAGAAAAAACCGCGTTCTGTCCGAGGcacaaaaatgatattttaaaatattactgcCGCACATGTTCTGTGCCAGTATGCAAGGAATGTACGATAATTGAACACCCAGCGGCCTTGCACGACTATGAACACCTTTCTGATGTTGGACCGAAACAACTAGAATTGATGCAACAGACGGTCGCTGAAGCCAAGACTCGTGCTACCGAAATCAGGCACGTCGTGAAAACTGTGGAACACGCCGCGGGAAAACTACAAGTACAGTATCACAAAGCTCAAAATGAAATAAACGATACCTTCCAATTCTACCGCTCCATGCTGGAAGAGCGCAAACAGGAATTACTTAAAGAACTTGAGAGCGTATTTTCTGCAAAACAAATAGCTCTATCTGTAGTTGGACAAAAAGCTCAAGAATCTGTAGACAAAATTTACCAAACCTGCGATTTTGTGGAAAGACTAACCAAATGTGCAAATATTGCCGAAATATTAATGTTTAAGAAACTTCTAGACACAAAATTACAATCACTAATGAATACGAACCCCGAGCAAAGCGTACAGACTGCGTGTGAACTTGAATTCGTTTCGAATTATCAGGCAATTCAAGTTGGTGTGCGAAACACATTTGGTTATGTACGTTCAAGCTCTGAGGCAAACGTGGGCCCAACTAAACAACCGCCCATTGCCAGGCCAACAAATGGATCGCTTTTAAACGGTGGTTCGTCCTCTAGCAGCAGTAGTGTCAATGGTAGCTCGGGAAGCTTGAATGGTGGCATACATTTACCTACTGGACTCAATAGTGTTCTTGATCGTCCATATACGAATGGTTTACTCGGGCATGCAAGCCAATCGACCTCACCTTTTGattcaaatataatttcaaaaaggTTCAATAGTCCGAGTACACTGGGACCCTTCTCTACTGCGATTGGAGACATGAACCTAAACGGAATAAATTCCTACGAAAAATGGTCCAATGGTGGATGCGATTCGCTATTCCCTACAGCTGCTGCCGATCCATATGCTATGACAACAGCAGCACACACTGATCCTATTCTTGACTTGaccaataaattaatttcaacTGCCATTTTCCCACCGAAGTCTCAGATCAAACGTCAAAAAATGATTTATCATTGCAAATTCGGCGAATTCGGCGTCATGGAAGGACAATTCACAGAACCGAGCGGAGTTGCCgtaaacgctcaaaacgatatCATTGTTGCTGACACCAACAACCATAGAATACAAATATTCGACAAAGAAGGACGCTTCAAATTTCAATTTGGTGAATGTGGCAAACGAGACGGACAGCTTTTGTACCCAAATAGAGTTGCCGTTGTACGCACTTCCGGAGATATCATTGTCACTGAAAGATCTCCTACACACCAAATTCAAATCTATAATCAATACGGTCAATTCGTTAGGAAATTCGGCGCCAATATTCTGCAGCATCCTCGTGGCGTCACCGTGGATAATAAAGGCCGTATAGTAGTCGTCGAATGCAAAGTTATGAGAGTCATTATTTTCGATCAAGTTGGCAACGTTTTACAAAAATTCGGTTGTTCCAAACACCTCGAATTCCCGAATGGCGTTGTCGTCAATGACAAAcaagaaatatttattagcGACAATCGAGCACACTGCGTGAAAGTATTTAATTACGAAGGCATTTATCTACGCCAAATTGGCGGCGAAGGAGTCACCAACTATCCCATCGGCGTTGGTATCAACGCGGCCGGTGAAATTCTAATCGCTGACAATCATAACAACTTTAACCTTACGATATTCACTCAGGATGGTCAATTGGTGTCAGCTCTAGAAAGTAAAGTAAAACATGCGCAATGTTTCGATGTTGCACTGATGGACGACGGCTCCGTAGTACTGGCCAGCAAAGACTACCGGCTCTACATCTATCGCTACGTGCAGGTTCCGCCTATAGGCATGTGA